The following is a genomic window from Flavobacteriales bacterium.
GGGGTGAAGCGCACCACGGACAACCCCGTGATGGTGCTGCGCGACCTGGACGGCATCCGCAACGTGCTCGACCTGAGCAAGAACACCGGTGTCAAGCGCGTGCTCTTCAGCAGCAGCAGCGAGGTGTACGGCGAACCGGTCGAGATCCCCCAGAACGAGCGCACCACCCCGCTCAACAGCAAGCTGCCCTACGCCATCGTGAAGAACGTGGGCGAGGCCTTCCTGCGCAGCTACCACAAGGAGTTCGGCCTGGACTACACCGTGTTCCGCTTCTTCAATACCTACGGGCCCAAGCAGAGCCGCGACTTCGTGGTGAGCAAGTTCATCCGCGCCGCGCTCAAGGGCGAGGACATCACCATCTACGGCGATGGGGGCCAGACGCGCACCTTCTGCTACATCGACGACAACATCGAGGCGTGCGTGAACGCCTTCACCAAGGGGCTGGTGGTGAACGACGTCGTGAACATCGGCAGCGATGTGGAGATCACCATCATGGATCTCGCCCGGCTGATCATCGCG
Proteins encoded in this region:
- a CDS encoding NAD-dependent epimerase/dehydratase family protein, with protein sequence MARILVTGGAGFIPSELAARLAADPAHEVVAVDNLLTGDVRKLPLVERPNLHFIKCDANRFEDISSVFYAYRFEYVFHYAAVVGVKRTTDNPVMVLRDLDGIRNVLDLSKNTGVKRVLFSSSSEVYGEPVEIPQNERTTPLNSKLPYAIVKNVGEAFLRSYHKEFGLDYTVFRFFNTYGPKQSRDFVVSKFIRAALKGEDITIYGDGGQTRTFCYIDDNIEACVNAFTKGLVVNDVVNIGSDVEITIMDLARLIIALTGSSSHIVHLPPLEEGDMTRRMPDISRMRELLGREPLSLREGIQRILADTQFIL